From the genome of Calditrichota bacterium:
TGAAGGATCGGCCCGAACCCAAACATCTTTCAAACGGTGATTCCGTTCTTTACCGGGGAAAGGTTCTGAAAATTCGGACGCTGGCTGTTTCGGACACCTCTGCGAGGGTCCGGCTGCGTGAGCCATTCTTTGATGTGCATCTTCCGAAAATGACGGATCCTTCGTTGAATCACATTCTCGAAGCCTGGTTCCGCCGGCAGGCGAAAGCCCTGATCAGCCTCGAGGCGCGGCGTTTGGCCCGGGAATTTCACATAGCTGTCGGGCGGATCTCCATTCGCGATCAAAAAACACGCTGGGCAAGCTGTTCCTCCAGAGGAAATCTCAATTTCAACTGGCGGCTTTTGATGGCCCCGCCCGAGGTTCTGCGGTATGTTATCATTCACGAACTGACGCACCGGGAGCAGATGAATCACTCCCGGAAATTCTGGTCGCTGGTGGCCAAACGATGCCCCGACTACAAAAATCACCAAAAATGGCTAAAAGAAAATAGTGCAAAACTCAGGGAAGTTTAACAGAATTCAATCGAAACAGGAGGATTTCATGAAAAAAACCCAATGGATCGTCGTGGCCTTTCTTCTCCTCTGGACAGCCTGTTCTCAAAAACCGCCATCGTATCCCGGCGGCCAGGCCGAGTACCACTTTTTTAAAATTGTCTCTCAAAAGGTCCCGATTTTAAATCCGGACAAGGATGCTGTTCTGGTAAAAAGTACCGCTTTCCAATTGCGCGTAAGTGACATTCGACCGGAGGTGTACCAAAAATATGGAATTTTTGCCGATCCTCCCGAAAAAATTTCAAAAAAGGAGCTGGACTCGTATCTGCGAAATCTCATTTCACAGGAAACGGAAGAGCGTCTCTTTGTGGCTGAGGCGAAACGCGTGGGGATAACATTTCCTCAGGATTCCGTGGATCATTACATCCAGGGTGTGATCCAAACATTTGGGGGCAAAGAAGCCACGGAAAAGGATTTGGCCACCCGCGGTTTGACGCTAAAGCTCTTCAGAGACAATTACTGGCGTAAAAATCTGTATCGAAAGTACCTGAAAGATGTGGTGTACAAAAATCTTTCTGTAGATGAGAAGGAAATTCGCGATTTTTACAACGGGTGGGAATCGGCAAGTTTTCGCCTGTTCGGTTTATCTTTTAAGGGGGACTCTCCTTCTGAAAAATCGAAAATCCGCCAAAAAATGGAGACCTACTTGAAAAAGGCACGCGCCGGTGAAAACTTTGGCAACATGGTGAAACAGTTCTCCGGGTTTCCTTATCGAAAAAATCAGGGGGGACTTTTCAAGGACTTTCCGCGAACACACATGCCGGGGTATCTCCAGGAGGCCGTCAGCCATGTTGATGAGGGAAAGGTAAGCGATATTTTTGAATCGGATGACGGGTATTTTCTCATTTTGAAGCTTGAATCCCGAAAAAAATACACCCAGCCTCTGAAGGATGTAAAAGCCGATATTAAGGATTACCTGTTGTATTTCAAGAAAAACAAGGCCTACAAGGCCGCTGTAAAATCGCTGAAAAAAACCTACAAGGTAACCTCACTCTGGACGCCTGAGAAGTAGTTGACCGTAGAATTTTTCTCCCCGGCGCACCGGGATGAATCGGGGGAGATTATGATTTGTTTTTAAAAGGGCGATAAAAAAATGGATTGGGAGGAAAACCTACACGGACACACACCGGAAGCCCTTCTTTTTAAAAGGGACTTCCGGTGCACACCGTCTCATTCAACAGAGACAGATTCACGGGGAGTTTTCCAGCCGCTTCTTGACCTCCCGGACAAGTGTTCCATCCTGTAAATAGGCGTAAAGATTCTTGCCGGGACAAAGCGTACCGGGAGCGTAATCCTTGTGTCCCTTAATGCTGTCGGGACTTATTTTGTAGGCCCGGCACAGAGCCGCCATGAGTGAAACCATCGCCTCAAGCTGTTTGGGCGAGACTTTCTGCACCTCGTAATTTCCGAGCAGCACGATGAGCGCATGTCCGGTGGGATCGTAGCGGGTATTTGTGTCCCCCGCATACTGCAGCGGCCGGCCCTCCCAGATTTCGCCGTCCAGATCAATGAGAAAATGGTACGGAATATCGGGCCAGGGGCGCTCCCGACGGCTCCAGAATTGCAGATGCCTCAGATACTCCGGCATGGGCACATCTCCCCTAAAAACAACGCCACCGTGATGCAGGGTAATCCGGTGAAGCGTGTGGGGTGTGTACCCTTCCGAAATCGGAAGAGATCCCCACTCCGCCCGACTGTGAATTTTCACGCCTTTCAAATGGACTCCATTTTGGTTTGTGGCTGCACAACCGGCACCAAGTAAAACCAGCGCCGTGAGCAAGGCGGTTAATTTATTCAAAACACAATCCTCCGCTATTGGGATTTTTTATAAGAGCGCCTACCCCCCAAAATACGACATGCCAATATAATAAATTTTCGCGAAACCGGCAACCCCAAATAAGAAAACGTACCGATTCTTTCCTGCGACGTCCCGTCCCATCTTCCTACCGCAGTACCACCAGTTTTTTCGTT
Proteins encoded in this window:
- a CDS encoding M48 family metallopeptidase yields the protein KDRPEPKHLSNGDSVLYRGKVLKIRTLAVSDTSARVRLREPFFDVHLPKMTDPSLNHILEAWFRRQAKALISLEARRLAREFHIAVGRISIRDQKTRWASCSSRGNLNFNWRLLMAPPEVLRYVIIHELTHREQMNHSRKFWSLVAKRCPDYKNHQKWLKENSAKLREV
- a CDS encoding N-acetylmuramoyl-L-alanine amidase; translated protein: MNKLTALLTALVLLGAGCAATNQNGVHLKGVKIHSRAEWGSLPISEGYTPHTLHRITLHHGGVVFRGDVPMPEYLRHLQFWSRRERPWPDIPYHFLIDLDGEIWEGRPLQYAGDTNTRYDPTGHALIVLLGNYEVQKVSPKQLEAMVSLMAALCRAYKISPDSIKGHKDYAPGTLCPGKNLYAYLQDGTLVREVKKRLENSP